A genomic segment from Salvia splendens isolate huo1 chromosome 13, SspV2, whole genome shotgun sequence encodes:
- the LOC121760760 gene encoding zinc finger MYM-type protein 1-like, protein MDKFLKRKLTVEGTSSVGNRASDDLSKRQHVEINLDALPSDPGLRERISSYHPNDRDRIRRHYLQQGPCQPKGHDFPQKKIGNIYRRFVPKWFEEHGNWLEYSIENDAAFCLCCYLYRPDIGAQAGGDVFVSEGYTNWKKKEKFKEHVGGPDSAHNKAWRNCEDLMNQQQHIRSIFMKQSTQARNDYRIRLTASLDCIRFLLCQGLAFRGDDESEESENHGNFLELLYFLGDHNEYIKKVILSNAPGNHKMIAPSIQKDLVRACAMETTNAILREVGDEFFAILLDESRDISVKEQMAVVLRFVNSQGCVVERFLGIVHVRDTTASSLKVALEGLFLKHNLSLSKVRGQGYDGASNMRGEFNGLKTLILQENSSAYYVHCFAHQLQLALVVVAKKKPQVAAFFNIVNNITTVVGASCKRRDLLQEKQLNKLQEALESGELLVGKGFNQERSLQRAGDTRWGSHYRSLINLSIMFSSVIEDLQIIQEDGVKPSQRGEAFSILSVIPTYEFAFILHLMMTILGITNQLSLALQRKDQDIVNAMDLVRVAKQHLQDMRDEGWESLLSEISAFSMKNDIDIINMDDKYVTPGRPQRKGEVLTNLNYSRFELFNSIIDWQLQELNNRFNEVNTHLLLCVACLSPKDSFAAFDKSKLIELARCYPSEFTEIDLRLLGKQLETYIRDLSSHKEFSSLKSIGDLSQKLVATRKHIVYPFVYLLVKLALVLPVATASVERIFPAMKIVKTRLRNKMGDSWMNDCLITYIEKDIFCKIDRERILNSFQDMRPRREQL, encoded by the coding sequence ATGGATAAATTTCTGAAAAGAAAATTGACGGTGGAAGGAACATCTTCAGTCGGAAATAGAGCAAGTGATGATCTTTCAAAAAGACAACATGTGGAAATCAATTTGGATGCTCTACCTTCTGATCCTGGGCTCAGGGAGAGAATTTCCAGTTATCATCCTAATGATCGTGATAGAATTAGAAGACACTATTTGCAACAAGGTCCATGTCAACCGAAGGGACATGATTTTCCTCAGAAAAAAATTGGCAACATATATCGACGATTTGTTCCAAAATGGTTTGAGGAGCATGGAAATTGGTTGGAGTATAGCATTGAGAATGATGctgcgttttgtttgtgttgCTATCTTTATAGGCCTGATATTGGAGCACAAGCAGGTGGTGATGTATTTGTATCAGAGGGTTATACTAATTGGAAGAAAAAAGAGAAGTTCAAAGAGCATGTTGGAGGTCCGGATAGTGCACATAACAAAGCATGGAGGAATTGTGAGGATTTGATGAATCAACAACAACATATCCGATCTATTTTTATGAAGCAATCAACACAAGCACGAAATGATTATCGCATTCGCTTGACTGCTTCACTTGATTGCATCCGATTTCTTTTATGTCAAGGTTTGGCATTCCGTGGCGATGATGAATCTGAAGAGTCTGAAAATCATGGAAACTTTCTTGAGCTTCTATACTTTCTTGGTGATCACAATGAGTATATAAAGAAGGTTATCTTGAGTAATGCACCGGGAAACCATAAAATGATAGCTCCTAGTATCCAGAAAGATCTTGTTCGTGCTTGTGCTATGGAGACTACTAATGCTATTCTTCGTGAGGTAGGTGATGAATTCTTTGCGATATTGCTTGATGAATCTCGTGATATTTCAGTGAAGGAACAGATGGCAGTTGTTCTTAGATTTGTCAATTCCCAAGGATGCGTTGTTGAAAGATTTCTTGGTATTGTTCATGTGAGAGACACCACGGCTTCCTCATTAAAAGTGGCTTTAGAAGGTTTATTCTTGAAGCATAATTTGAGTTTGTCTAAAGTACGAGGGCAAGGCTATGATGGGGCAAGTAACATGCGAGGTGAGTTTAATGGACTAAAGACACTAATATTGCAAGAGAACTCTTCTGCTTATTATGTTCATTGTTTTGCTCACCAGCTCCAATTAGCTCTCGTTGTCGTGGCTAAGAAAAAACCACAAGTTGCTGCTTTTTTTAACATAGTGAATAATATTACTACTGTGGTTGGAGCTTCGTGCAAACGCAGAGATCTACTCCAAGAGAAACAACTTAACAAACTTCAAGAAGCACTTGAAAGTGGTGAACTCTTAGTTGGAAAGGGTTTCAATCAAGAGAGAAGTCTTCAAAGAGCAGGTGATACACGATGGGGTTCTCATTATAGGTCATTGATAAATTTGTCGATTATGTTCTCTTCGGTTATTGAGGATCTCCAAATTATTCAAGAAGATGGTGTTAAGCCTAGTCAGAGAGGTGAAGCATTTTCCATATTAAGTGTTATACCTACTTATGAATTTGCATTCATTTTGCACTTGATGATGACTATCTTGGGAATCACTAATCAATTATCTTTAGCATTGCAAAGGAAAGATCAAGATATTGTGAATGCTATGGATTTAGTTAGGGTGGCAAAACAACATTTGCAAGATATGAGGGATGAAGGATGGGAGTCTCTCTTGAGTGAAATATCTGCATTTTCTATGAAAAATGATATTGATATCATAAATATGGATGACAAATATGTGACTCCGGGACGACCTCAAAGGAAAGGAGAAGTTTTGACAAATTTGAATTACTCCCGGTTTGAGCTTTTCAATAGCATTATCGATTGGCAACTTCAGGAGCTCAACAATCGCTTCAACGAGGTAAATACACATTTGCTTCTATGTGTGGCTTGTTTAAGCCCAAAGGATTCTTTTGCTGCTTTTGATAAGTCCAAATTGATAGAGCTTGCCCGTTGTTATCCATCGGAGTTCACAGAGATTGATCTTCGGTTGCTTGGTAAACAACTTGAGACTTACATTCGTGATTTAAGTTCACATAAAGAGTTCTCAAGTCTCAAAAGTATCGGAGATCTTTCTCAGAAGTTGGTTGCTACAAGAAAACATATTGTATATCCATTTGTTTATTTGCTCGTGAAGTTGGCGCTGGTATTACCGGTTGCAACGGCATCAGTGGAGAGAATTTTTCCAGCTATGAAAATTGTGAAAACTCGCCTTCGTAATAAGATGGGAGACTCTTGGATGAATGATTGTTTGATTACCTACATTGAGAAAGACATATTTTGTAAGATTGATCGTGAAAGAATTTTGAATAGTTTTCAGGATATGAGACCCCGTCGAGAACAGTTGTAA